One segment of Qingrenia yutianensis DNA contains the following:
- a CDS encoding AraC family transcriptional regulator — protein MINEKILKRLIPITGEERAILNGEKIDKNLYMNGNASVISSKKLMEEGKLITVRPHTRFVHFPKHSHDFIEVIYMCKGETTHIVNGKKIVLREGELLFLGQNASQEILPASEDDIAVNFIILPDFFDLPLAILGNEDTPLRQFIIEHLKSNGEKSSFLHFEVSDVLPVQNLVENLIWTLINKTPNVRKINRRTMGLLFLHLLNHTDRLIEHGHSDGDIIKVLAYVEENYQNGSLAELAENLHYDFYWLSKEIKSRTGKTYTEILQQKRLSQACFLLETTDLNVSDISNRVGYSNISYFHRIFNRNFNVSPKKYREIHGGRK, from the coding sequence ATGATAAACGAAAAAATCTTAAAACGTCTGATTCCGATAACCGGCGAGGAACGGGCAATTTTAAACGGTGAAAAAATTGATAAAAACCTTTATATGAACGGCAATGCGAGCGTTATAAGCAGTAAAAAGCTTATGGAGGAGGGCAAGCTTATAACGGTGCGTCCGCACACGCGTTTTGTGCATTTCCCGAAACATTCGCACGATTTTATTGAGGTAATTTATATGTGCAAGGGCGAAACGACGCACATTGTCAACGGCAAAAAAATCGTACTGCGCGAGGGCGAACTGTTGTTTTTGGGACAAAACGCGAGTCAGGAGATTTTACCTGCGTCCGAGGACGATATTGCGGTGAATTTCATAATTCTGCCCGATTTTTTCGATCTTCCGCTTGCAATTTTGGGAAATGAGGACACTCCTCTGCGTCAATTTATAATCGAACATTTAAAAAGCAACGGCGAAAAATCAAGCTTTCTGCATTTTGAAGTGTCGGACGTTCTGCCCGTGCAAAATCTTGTTGAAAATCTTATCTGGACGCTGATAAACAAAACGCCGAACGTCAGGAAAATCAACCGCCGGACAATGGGACTTTTGTTTCTGCACCTTTTAAATCACACAGACAGGCTCATTGAACACGGACACAGCGACGGGGATATTATAAAGGTGCTTGCGTATGTTGAAGAAAACTATCAAAACGGCTCTCTTGCTGAGCTTGCCGAGAATTTGCACTACGATTTTTACTGGCTTTCAAAAGAGATAAAATCGCGCACAGGCAAGACGTACACTGAAATTCTTCAGCAAAAAAGACTCTCGCAGGCGTGCTTTCTTTTGGAAACAACCGACCTTAACGTTTCGGATATTTCAAACCGCGTAGGTTACAGCAACATCAGCTATTTTCACAGAATTTTCAATCGGAATTTTAACGTTTCTCCGAAAAAATACCGCGAAATCCACGGCGGAAGAAAGTAA
- a CDS encoding putative ABC transporter permease, giving the protein MFFYTLEKYFLWFILYAVVGWVYESILCSVTSRKFVNRGFLNGPYCPIYGAGAILDMLILGKITNPFILFFASALLTCSLEYVTSYAMEEIFHARWWDYSSSKFNIKGRVCLLGALVFGFLSVMLILFIHPFVLRHTNNAPRLILGIASGVLFAIFTTDCIVTVSGFTSFNARLKEFSEYLGKKKEDAAAEFEKFRAEHTSLKLNSAYEMFLLRLNGQHRRMIKGFPKLKSIRYEDALNRLHTDIQTFKKRRLINRDVKR; this is encoded by the coding sequence ATGTTTTTTTATACGCTGGAAAAATATTTTTTATGGTTCATTCTGTACGCCGTTGTCGGCTGGGTTTACGAAAGTATTCTCTGCTCGGTTACAAGCAGAAAATTTGTAAACCGCGGATTTTTAAACGGGCCGTACTGCCCTATTTACGGCGCCGGCGCGATTTTGGATATGCTTATTCTGGGAAAGATAACAAATCCGTTTATCCTGTTTTTTGCGAGCGCGCTTCTCACCTGCTCGCTTGAATATGTCACATCATATGCGATGGAGGAAATTTTCCACGCGCGCTGGTGGGATTATTCAAGCTCGAAATTTAACATAAAAGGCAGAGTGTGTCTGCTCGGCGCGCTGGTTTTCGGCTTTTTGTCGGTAATGCTGATTTTGTTTATCCACCCCTTTGTTTTAAGGCATACAAACAATGCACCGCGCCTGATTTTAGGCATAGCGTCAGGTGTGCTTTTTGCAATTTTCACAACCGACTGCATTGTTACCGTTTCCGGCTTTACGAGCTTTAACGCACGTCTTAAAGAATTTTCGGAATATCTCGGCAAGAAGAAAGAAGATGCCGCGGCGGAGTTTGAAAAATTCCGTGCCGAGCATACGTCGCTCAAGCTCAACAGCGCATACGAAATGTTTCTTCTGCGCCTTAACGGTCAGCACAGACGTATGATAAAAGGCTTCCCCAAACTTAAATCCATAAGATATGAGGACGCATTAAACCGTCTGCATACAGACATTCAGACATTTAAAAAACGCAGACTTATAAACAGAGATGTAAAAAGATAA
- a CDS encoding helix-turn-helix domain-containing protein — protein MNIIFNKCSEAIKYSLETNGYGIFYSTVGVEESTIHIHECCEVLLCLGGGGCFLIDNRVYEVNDGDIFIINQFEPHKITFTDKTHFERYVFQIHPHYIYNNSTDLTDLSACFYTRDSVSGNRISLDENGLLYVKSLIERLKCKHNFGGEIIKNGIINEFLIFLNEKFAQKNPGAKDTEIVTNQTNKIIINTVKYINKHYAEEITLADIAGYSFVSVSYLCTLFKKTFGTTIIKYITSKRISEAKKLLKSGKSISDTAADCGFNDYANFMRTFKKAVGVSPKKYTDKKE, from the coding sequence ATGAATATAATTTTTAACAAATGCAGTGAGGCGATAAAATATTCGCTTGAAACAAACGGGTACGGAATTTTTTATTCCACGGTCGGCGTTGAGGAAAGCACAATACATATCCACGAGTGTTGTGAGGTGCTTTTGTGCCTCGGCGGAGGAGGTTGTTTTCTTATAGACAATCGCGTTTACGAGGTCAACGACGGCGATATTTTCATAATAAACCAGTTTGAACCGCACAAAATCACGTTTACCGACAAGACGCATTTTGAGCGCTATGTTTTTCAAATCCATCCGCATTATATTTATAACAATTCCACCGATTTAACTGATTTGTCCGCTTGTTTTTACACGCGCGACTCCGTATCGGGCAACCGCATTTCGCTTGACGAAAACGGGCTTTTGTATGTGAAAAGCCTTATAGAACGGCTAAAATGCAAGCATAATTTCGGCGGCGAGATAATCAAAAACGGGATAATAAACGAATTTCTGATATTTTTAAACGAAAAATTCGCACAAAAAAATCCCGGTGCGAAAGACACCGAGATTGTGACAAATCAAACAAATAAAATTATAATAAACACCGTGAAATACATAAACAAGCACTATGCCGAAGAAATCACACTTGCCGATATTGCCGGATATTCCTTTGTTTCGGTAAGTTATCTCTGCACGCTTTTCAAAAAAACTTTCGGAACGACAATTATAAAATATATCACGTCGAAAAGAATTTCCGAGGCGAAAAAGCTTTTGAAATCGGGCAAAAGCATATCGGACACCGCGGCGGATTGCGGTTTTAACGATTACGCTAATTTTATGCGTACGTTTAAAAAAGCCGTCGGCGTGTCGCCAAAAAAATATACCGATAAAAAGGAATGA
- the kduI gene encoding 5-dehydro-4-deoxy-D-glucuronate isomerase has translation MEIRCASNPKDVKHYTTDRLREEFHISKLFTKDNIRMVYSHIDRIITAGLMPIYHELRLEGGKELASDYFLERREMGCINIGGKGIIVVDGTEYEMNPRDGIYIGKGNKEIVFKCVEPENPPKFYVSSCPAHKEYPTVKIDITKAKKVPCGSAADCNKRVINQYIHPEVMQSCQLAMGLTQLEEGSNWNTMPSHTHDRRMEVYLYLDMGENDAVFHMMGEPNETRHIIMHNEEAVISPSWSIHSGVGTRNYSFIWAMCGENQEFTDMDGIETRDLR, from the coding sequence ATGGAAATCAGATGCGCGTCAAACCCCAAAGACGTAAAACACTACACAACCGACAGATTGAGAGAGGAATTTCACATTTCGAAACTTTTCACAAAGGATAACATCAGAATGGTTTACAGCCATATCGACAGAATTATCACCGCGGGACTTATGCCTATTTACCACGAATTAAGGCTTGAGGGCGGAAAAGAACTTGCAAGCGACTATTTCCTTGAAAGGCGCGAAATGGGCTGTATAAACATCGGCGGAAAAGGCATTATCGTTGTTGACGGCACGGAGTACGAAATGAATCCGCGTGACGGAATTTACATCGGCAAGGGCAACAAAGAGATTGTTTTCAAATGTGTTGAACCCGAAAATCCGCCGAAATTCTACGTTTCGTCCTGCCCTGCTCACAAAGAATATCCCACAGTTAAAATTGACATAACAAAAGCGAAAAAAGTGCCGTGCGGTTCGGCGGCGGACTGCAACAAGAGAGTTATAAACCAGTACATACACCCCGAAGTTATGCAGTCGTGCCAGCTTGCTATGGGACTTACACAGCTTGAGGAGGGTTCAAACTGGAACACTATGCCGTCGCACACCCACGACAGACGTATGGAGGTTTATCTCTATCTCGATATGGGCGAAAACGACGCAGTATTCCATATGATGGGCGAACCTAACGAAACGCGCCACATCATTATGCACAACGAAGAAGCGGTTATTTCGCCGAGCTGGTCAATTCATTCGGGCGTCGGCACAAGAAATTACTCGTTCATTTGGGCGATGTGCGGTGAAAATCAGGAATTTACCGATATGGACGGCATTGAAACAAGAGATTTGAGATAA
- a CDS encoding gluconate 5-dehydrogenase: protein MFRLDGKVAFITGASYGIGYAIAKGMAGAGAKIVFNDINAELVEKGLASYKADGIDAKGYVCDVTDEDAVNKTVAQIEKEVGVIDILVNNAGIIKRIPMCEMSAEDFRKVIDVDLNAPFIVSKAVIPSMIKKGHGKIINICSMMSELGRETVSAYAAAKGGLKMLTRNICSEYGEYNIQCNGIGPGYIATPQTAPLREKQPDGSRHPFDTFICSKTPAGRWLEADELAGPAVFLASDASNAVNGHILYVDGGILAYIGKQPK, encoded by the coding sequence ATGTTCAGACTGGACGGAAAAGTTGCGTTCATCACGGGCGCAAGCTACGGGATAGGCTACGCAATCGCAAAAGGTATGGCAGGCGCCGGCGCAAAAATCGTGTTCAACGACATAAACGCCGAGCTTGTGGAAAAAGGTCTTGCGTCGTATAAAGCGGACGGAATTGACGCAAAAGGCTATGTTTGCGATGTTACCGACGAGGACGCGGTTAACAAAACTGTTGCGCAGATTGAAAAGGAAGTCGGCGTTATTGACATTCTTGTGAACAACGCAGGAATTATAAAAAGAATTCCTATGTGCGAAATGAGCGCCGAGGATTTCAGAAAGGTCATCGACGTCGACCTCAACGCGCCGTTTATCGTATCGAAAGCGGTAATCCCGTCGATGATTAAAAAAGGACACGGAAAAATTATAAATATCTGCTCTATGATGTCGGAGCTCGGACGCGAAACCGTTTCGGCATATGCCGCGGCAAAGGGCGGACTTAAAATGCTCACACGAAACATTTGCTCAGAATACGGCGAATACAACATTCAGTGCAACGGCATAGGCCCGGGATACATTGCAACACCGCAAACCGCGCCGCTCCGGGAAAAACAGCCCGACGGTTCGCGCCACCCGTTCGACACGTTTATCTGCTCGAAAACGCCTGCCGGAAGATGGCTTGAAGCGGACGAACTTGCAGGTCCCGCAGTATTTCTGGCGTCGGACGCGTCAAATGCCGTAAACGGTCACATTCTCTATGTTGACGGCGGTATTCTCGCGTATATCGGCAAACAGCCCAAATAA
- a CDS encoding alanine/glycine:cation symporter family protein gives MDALNDFLSAVDGYVWGIPLIVLIMAVGIILTVRTGLVQVFHLPRALKYMFKNEDDGKGDVSSFGALCTALSATIGTGNIVGVATAIAGGGPGALFWMEFMALLGMATKYAEGLLAVKYREIDSDGKVLGGPFYYIEKGMGANWKWLAKLFAIFGMLVGILGIGTMTQINGIATAVQNFFDPNRAMVAFTLGKDAYAWPTVIAGVLVTLFAALVIIGGIKRISNVSQVIVPFMAVIYFVCGILLIVFNITKIPAAVVLIVKSAFCPKAVFGAAAGITIKSAMQSGIARGIFSNESGIGSAPIAAAAAKTKEPVRQGLVCMTGTFFDTIIICTITGLAIVLTGAYQPAMDGTLKGVEVTTMAFSEGLPFNSTASAFLLMISLVFFAFTTILGWDYYSEKCLQYLVGNKKGIILFYRILYILAVFVGPYLKVDFVWTLADIVNGLMAFPNLVALFALNGVVAAETKSYIARINSGSIKE, from the coding sequence ATGGACGCATTAAATGATTTTTTGAGCGCAGTAGACGGATACGTCTGGGGTATTCCGCTTATCGTGCTTATTATGGCGGTCGGTATTATTCTCACTGTCAGAACAGGTCTTGTGCAGGTTTTTCACCTTCCCAGGGCGCTTAAGTATATGTTTAAAAACGAAGATGACGGCAAAGGCGACGTTTCAAGTTTCGGCGCGCTCTGCACCGCACTTTCCGCAACAATCGGAACGGGTAACATCGTAGGTGTTGCAACCGCTATCGCAGGCGGCGGCCCCGGTGCTCTTTTCTGGATGGAATTTATGGCACTTTTGGGTATGGCTACGAAATATGCCGAGGGACTTCTCGCCGTTAAATACCGCGAAATCGACTCGGATGGCAAAGTGCTCGGCGGACCTTTCTATTACATAGAAAAAGGTATGGGCGCGAACTGGAAATGGCTTGCAAAACTCTTTGCAATATTCGGTATGCTGGTTGGTATTCTCGGCATAGGAACTATGACGCAGATTAACGGTATTGCTACCGCGGTGCAGAATTTCTTTGACCCCAACCGTGCAATGGTTGCGTTCACACTCGGCAAAGATGCTTATGCTTGGCCCACGGTTATCGCAGGTGTGCTTGTAACACTCTTTGCGGCGCTTGTTATAATCGGCGGTATCAAGAGAATTTCAAACGTTTCGCAGGTTATCGTTCCGTTTATGGCGGTTATATACTTTGTATGCGGTATTTTGCTTATTGTTTTCAACATCACAAAAATTCCCGCAGCGGTTGTACTTATCGTTAAAAGCGCTTTCTGCCCCAAAGCGGTATTCGGCGCGGCGGCCGGCATCACAATTAAAAGCGCTATGCAAAGCGGTATTGCACGCGGTATCTTCTCGAACGAATCGGGTATCGGTTCCGCTCCTATCGCGGCAGCCGCGGCAAAAACAAAAGAACCCGTACGTCAGGGTCTTGTTTGTATGACAGGTACTTTCTTCGATACAATCATCATCTGCACAATAACAGGTCTTGCAATCGTGCTTACAGGCGCATATCAGCCTGCTATGGACGGAACACTGAAGGGTGTCGAGGTCACAACAATGGCATTCAGCGAAGGACTTCCGTTCAACTCAACAGCAAGCGCATTTTTGCTTATGATAAGCTTGGTGTTCTTCGCGTTTACAACAATTCTCGGCTGGGATTATTATTCCGAAAAATGCTTGCAGTATCTTGTGGGCAACAAAAAAGGAATTATATTGTTTTACAGAATTTTGTATATATTGGCAGTGTTTGTAGGTCCCTACCTCAAAGTTGATTTTGTTTGGACGCTTGCTGACATTGTTAACGGACTTATGGCGTTCCCGAACCTTGTGGCACTGTTCGCATTGAACGGCGTTGTTGCCGCGGAAACAAAATCGTATATTGCAAGAATTAACAGCGGAAGTATAAAAGAATAA